AGTGGTTTTATTTTCCAGACAATAATTGCAGTATATGCTAAAATTATTCATCTCAGACCTCACCCAAGCAAAAGTTATCAAATCTTTCAAAGACATGAAGTAGCTTCAGAGTACCGCTGTGTAAAGAATCTAGCTACTCACACGTGGCGAAATGTGACATCTTTCATACTAGGACTTTACTTTTCCTTAATTAAACTAATTCATACTCTGTTACTAGGATGTCACTGAAGAAAAAATTTAATTCCTATTCTTCTTCCCAGATTCTTCACTTTGAGCGCCAACTAGTATATACTTTTTTTTTCGAGAATATGCCAATAGCGTATCATAACTTTATAGAAGGGAGAAAACAATTTACAAGATTCGTACGATCGATGCAAATATCAATCACCAGAGCACCAACACACACCTACAAGAACAATCAAACGTGACCTCTCACAAAACGGTCTAAACCACCAACACCCACACATGCACTATGCCAATCGTATATGTCGTGTAGGATGGCTCGAGCTAGTTCTCTGAAGATAAGCACGCACCCGACACTTTCGCTCCTGTGGTAGGCATGTCGTTTGACTGTTGCCAAGAAGCGTACGAGCAATATAATTTGTTTGCTTGGGAAAATTGTTTGGTATTCGACATGGAAAATCGAGATGGGGGAAGGACGGTACCAGCTAATGCACGAAATCGTGTGTCCATGCCAGGTTAGTTCTAGAGCCCACTGAATTAAGTTACCGTATATGTGTGTTTATTGTTGTGTCATTTACTACTTGTGCCAGCCCATTTGCATTGTCATGTCAATTGCAAATTTATGTCCGTTTAGCTGATGCACGAAATGCTTATGAGTGATGACATTTGGTCTGTCAACATCTAAAAACAAATCTGATTGCAGGGTAAGCCAGACAAGGAAAATTCACATACTGAATGCAAAACAGAATGCAAGGCCATGACGCGACTGCTTCGTACAGAGGATCATGGGTGGTATGCTAGCACATTCAGTAACGAGCATAATCAACATTTCTCAGCTAGTCGTCAGGAGACGAGTGGGTGTCATTCACATACTGAAATCAACCCGGTTCTTATGAATTTCATCAAGAATCTCAGATTTTTTATCTCGATTTTTAGCGATTGTGAACATATGTACTTTGAACATCCATGATTTTTTCAGAAAGTTTAAACATGTTTAAATTTGAATATTGTAAGTTGGTATCATGGTAGCATGTAAAGACTGGTATCACCTGGTATTTTCCTTAATCACTGGAATCACATCAACAACTTGTTCTCTTTTTTTGAAAAAGAAACCATTGTCTTTCTCTTAACCATGATTTCCTATAGAAATCATATGCAAATGAAACAGTTGACCAAAAGTTTAAGAAAACTCTAACTTGTACAGGATCTATCTAACTCAGTTCTAAAAGTTTAGCAGCCAACAAAATATATTTAGCAGTAAAAAATTGGAGTAGTACAGCTCTAACTTGTACACAAATGATGCTGTGCGTACTATACATAATCTATCTAATTCAGTTCTAACATTTTTGAAGCAAAAAGTCAAGATGGGGATCCGGCAAATGATCTGTCAATTCCTTTTCCTTTTTTGCGGGGATCTGTTAATTCCTTAATGTGTCAATCCTGTGTAACTACTACAGGAATCACCGTCCAAATCATGCAATATTCTGAGCGTCGCTGTGTTGGCCTGTTAGGGATCATCGGAGATTGAGATGGATTTTGCGGAGAggcggagaggaagaagaaacAGGCAATGGCaagacaagagaagatgaaggaCTAGTTCATCTGCTCGTGTGAAGAGTGGCACTGTGGCCTTTTTTCTGTTGGGAGGAGATGATGCGTTAGAGAATAGGATATGGACATAAAAGTCAAAAAGTTTCTGCTTCTCCATGCTTCCTTGGGAATCGAAGGATCTTCTGTACTTAGATACATGATATATCTGTCTTGTATAGGCTTATTTTGTGCATGATATATATCAATGGACCGGGCCATGCATACACATATAAGATCACTCCACAGAATATCTAGTAGTAGTGTGAGAAAAGTTCTGAGCATAGGGGAGCCATGGCCCATCTTGCCCGCTGCCAGCTCCATAACTGCACCGCCCTTGTCCTGTCCTTTCAACGATGGCCCGCCTGGCCTCCTAGCGGGTTTCTTTTGGGAGGAGCTATGCCAGGTTGCACGTTGCCCATTCTCACACTAGTCAACTCCTCCGCCGGCGGCGTTGTCTGCTAGAAAGAACCACACCGGCCGCTACTCTCTCCGGTGACCAAGAAAGCTCACAATGGTGACAAATGAAAAGAAGGGATGCAGGCTGTGCGCAAGGGGATATCATGTCATGCCACTGTGCGCATGCATCGTTCTCCCTCTGCTGTCACTTCAACGAACACCACCCGTGGACAGCAATATCTTTTCCAGCCCGATTTCTGCCATGCCTCTCTCCTCatggcaaatttgacaattttgacctcgaaacgaaatcaattcacagaatgaactgcccgtgaaactatttcactcccCTGACCTTTTTGCgcagcgcccgccacgccggcgccacacccaacggtgcagcgcctagctctggGGCGTTGCACTCcagtccaccgtggcagccctgGGCCCCGGACCCAGCAGTGCAGCGCCTACAAGGTAGGCGCCCcacatgtaatgtgcagcgcctagcccttAGGCGTTGCATTGTGACTTAGATGCCAGCCGCccgctccccctccccccaccccacccattCGTTCCAGGAGTTACAGAACAGCGCCTAGCGGCttcctcctctccccctctcaatcccctctcccaaatccttcagatccgacgatttggtccgtgcatttcttcaccaatccctcctagaaggtactctcctccgatccccttctttctatccataCAAAATATGGTATTTCAAAGATTTGGGGAatccttgtttgatttgattagatatgaatcttgcatgtattagaAATTTGCATGTATTACAACCCTTGTTTGTTTGATTTGTGGAACCCTagtgtattttattttattgaaaagaTATGTTTGGATAtatagattgacatgttatttctATGGAAAAGTTATTTGTATGAAGTAGGCCTAGTTTAGTTTTGGATACATATGCTTTGAATTATACTCGTATTGAGAAAAATGCTTTGGATACATATgctttgaatcttgcatgtagtaggcctactttagtttttttgaattgaaaagataatcgtgttgacaagaatgctttgttaaaattgttaggatggtttggcttctcgatgatcattgggacaaacaacaccggtcgtacgctatctcggtgcagcagcgggtaatactgaaagtggccggtgttatgaatttcgtatttttttcaaacacaaatgccccatatgtaatgttatgatttgtttgtttgtaggagcttgcacctctgaagcttcggtctcacgggatcagccttggatggatgcgctatgatgagcggtacacaccgtatgcaagggaggcaggacttctccctttcattcagttggtccgccggtcgacgccacccaacaatgctgcagcactcaccgcgcttattgatcattggaggccggagacacacactttccatcttcggaccggggagatgaccgtgacgctgcaggatattgctatgatcaccggtcttcctatcgatggcaatcctttatgtatgaacactgattctgatgggtggcgcgcgcagatgcatgcccttatcggtatggttcctccggagcctcgggaaccagaagcagaagataagaagaaggaaagagtcgcaGCGGGCGCTACTTTCACGTGGATATCATCGAACTTCTGTCATTGCCTTGAGGATGCTAATGAGGACATGGTGAAGACAtatgctcgtgtctacatgtggtacgtgatatccaggacaatgtttgctgatggcacaggcaagaatgctccatggatgtggctgaaggcgttgaccatcttcgatagcaaatggagttggggttcggcgacactggcttacttgtatcaacaggtatgaagttgtttcgttttcacttcattgatacattatcaatgcgctcttgcggcaaattcgaccatgttctcttttatgtgcagttggacgaagcctgttataggcacactggaggtattggtggttgtctgctcgcactttccatatggagctgggagcgtttgccgattggacgaccgaagaccgtgaagtacgaggattgggatgataaagacgacccactacggctccccacttgggcttacaagtgggatgtgttaaatgagacgacggatgatccctcggtaatgtacaagttgtacaagagcgagctggatgcgatcacgcctgagcaggtgaaccgacattgcataagtgattatcatgcttgtatcgtaactcgatatcaattttgcattcaatcccattttgcaggtggaatgggagccgtatggaaaaggagagagttttggtaaccctatggagttcaggctgaatccgatgtgcactagggattgggatctctggcatatgcggtgcccactgatatgcaactgggcggttgagcttcacctgccacatcgggtgttccgccagtttggtttgttccagccacacccgccggaGTGGGAGGACACGGACAAGTTGCTACACGCGTAAGATATAATTAACCTTGAGCACTTAGCAGCTTCTCGACGGTTTTGATGATGCTAATATTCTGTTTCTAACTTGCAGGTTGGATAGGAAAAAGCAGCGGAAGATCAAGGATTGGGCCAAGCATCACAGCAAGTATGTCGTGCAGTTCACTCTTAGTGTGGAGCAAGCAAGGGCTGGAAAACGAGCCCAGCTTCGTGAGCACTGCCCGATCGTGTTCAACAACTATCTCACATGGTTTCTTGCAAGTACCCGCGTGGAGGTATGCCAGCCGGCGTATGCTGAGGAGATTCTGGAAGAACCCACCGTTTTTGATGAGATAGCCCGGCACCAGTACAACGCATTAGTCAGGAAAGGCAACTCAGTGATCCCTTCAGCTCCAATGATGAACTTTGTGGTTAGCCCTTTTTGCTTTTCCATTCGCActattcacatcttcgcttgcctAACACTTTGATACCGTTTCTGTTCATAGCGTGCCCAGATCAAGAAAGCATCTGATGAGACCGAGACTATTCTGGAAACAACCCCGGCTGGCAAAAGCGATGGGGAAGGTGCACTTCGAGCATTCATTAAGGTTCACATCTCCTTCAAACTAGCACTTAACATTTGTTGCTACCTTCTATGTCTCATTCAATTGTACATGTTGCAGCGCTAGGGCCAAAAGTTAAGGCGGCTATCAAACCTTTTCGGTTGTCGTGACCCCGAGTATGTATCACCAGAACGGTCTAGGTCGGCGACACCATCAGATTCCGCTTCGGGGCAGGGCCATGGTGAACCTTTCGAGGATGAGGACGTGGGTGtggtcacccaagaggtatgTCACGACGATATATATCCATTTGTTGATGCATTGCTAACTATATCCTCACACACGGTCTTTCCATATTTTCTGTTGATGCATAGGTTGCTGATGATATGACCGTGGGGAGGTACCAGGCTCGGTCTGCATACGAGTTGAAGCCTATGACGGGAATCAACAAGTACACACCTGAAGACTTCACCCAAAGAGGCCAAAGAGGCAAAAGGACGGTCGGCACCTCGCGGATGGCGGCTTTGGATGACTATTTGGATGACGTGGACGaaccggagccggagccggagccggagcgggTTCCTCTTCCTAGGAAGGTGAAGAAGATAAGCGTCAAGAGGGGGGAGGAGCCAGCAAGTGTGGAAAGCACTAGTCATCGTCATTTTTTTATAATGTTGAACTTAGAGTGGAAtttgttatgtcgttgaacttggagtggtcGTACCTATTAGTAATATGGAAtttgttatgtcgttgaacttggagtggtggtAGCTCTATGTTAAACTTGAACTTATTGTGATGGTCCTTTCTAAGAAATGATGTCTGTGGTGAACCCTTTTTGAACCTTAATGTTTGTTATACAAATTGTTGAACTGTGGCTGAAAATGACCCAGtagaggggggggggaggaggcacagaaggtaggcctccagtttgaggcaaaaaatttgctaagtgtttgtgcagcgcctgGCTCTGGGGCGCCACACTATACTGTGCAATGCCTAGCTGCCAGGTGCTGCACAGTAGAGTGTGGCGCTTCTAGGCTAGGTGCTGCACAGGCCTGTAACTTGCCATACCTTCCGTTGCtgtctggatagctacagacctgtgcagcgcctagcctggaggcgccacactctactgtgcaacgcctagccggcaggcgctgcactgtagagtgtggcgcctccaggctaggcgctgcacagttctgtagctatccagagagccacagaaggtaggcctccattgtctcttgcaaatgatatttgtcgagatcacccacattgttgtcatggagatcaacttcattgtcatcgtccacatactcatcattgtcctcttgcaaagattcatcttggttgtttgtatacgggctcaatgttggcctcacttcttgggtcaaaagaggttcaacaatttcatctcgcttcaagggtggggggctactagcaaccaaaggggaggggttccggttcaagtccaaatgcaaacttgaatcaaccttcttcgttgcaaataactcaagagccttgtctagtgattcggccaccgtctccttgtatgcaacccaacgttgctccgagttgacacgcattgtcttccaacggatgtgcattccaaaaccaacattatgccttccctccaactcaatgatatcactagggtccatccaattcaaatctttcctaacttgttgcaagagctccgcatagctaggactagtatcaaacaccatgtcaagctCATTCGGGTCCGGTTCTTcattgcctttcaaaaaggcgtctttgtccccatgatgaacaaacacacatgttcttcccatccctataagcattcaaagaacacaaggtaacattgcttccatgagtactaatccaaggattaacacggaatacaaaccctaatatatatatgaaacaacaaccctaaccctaaccataaccctaaccctaaccataaccaaaccctaaccataaccctagccctaaacctaaccctagcaccaacataagaacacccataagaataaccctagcatactaacaaagcccaatcatagaaattggcaaacaaaaatctcacatctccatgcaaatctctagatccaaacaaaactagggtttccccaaactagcaacaaatgagcaatgggagaacttTACTTGGATCAAAACAAGGGATCAGAGAATATTACCTTGAGGGAGGGTTTGACTTCGAAATCCAcggacaaattcttcaaatttgcaagatttggaagaagatttgagagggggagagagtgggagagggggcaaagctcggggagagagtgagagagtgtgtggtgtgtgtggggggggggggtgggggaggggggccgagccaagtggctggataagtcacagtgcagcgcctagccgctaggcgctgcacattacatgtgtAGCGCCTAGCAcgtaggcgctgcacattacatgtgGGGCGCCTAGCCCGGAGGcgctgcactgctgggtgcgggcccaggggctgccacggtggacaggaGTGCAACGCcgccgagctaggcgctgcacagtagGATGTGGCGCtggcgtggcgggcgctacacaaaaaggtcaggggagtgaaatagtttcgcacaTAGTTCATTCTGTGAAATGATTTTGTCccgaggtcaaaattgtcaaatttgcctctCCTCACGTCGCTGACAGGCCTATACCTGCAGAGCCTATTCCTGCCATGCCTCTCTCCTCCCGTCGCTATTTGTCTCCCTGATAAAGCCTGCTAATCACACTAGTACCGTACAAGCGTCTGCACCTGAAAGCTACACGACACGAATCTTTAACTCATTTGACGGACGGGATAACTGGGTGCCAGGGCACCCGGGTGTCGTCACACCTTTTCGTTTTCTCATTCTGTTTATTAAGAACTTTTCATTTACTCCTTTCTTTTTCTTGTCATTTTTCTCCTTTCATTCTTCagttttcatttttttccttttgtcCCTTATTCTTTGTTCTGACATTTATTTTAGTATCTTTCTTTAGCCAATTGCTTCTTTTTTTATTCAATTTGTTCATTATTCATTTATTTCCTTCAGCATTTTGTTTTCTTCAGTCGATGTTTGTTTTTCACTTTAGTAACTTCCTTTGGCGTTTTGCTTGCTTTATTCTTTGTCTTTTAACTATTTAGTCATCTTCTTGAGTTTTCAGTCAATCTTTCCTTTTGCTTTCTCTCAATTTTATCAATTATTCATTTTCCATTGACTCTTCCCTTTAGCATTTTTCTCAATTTCACCTGTTTTCGTCCGCACTTTTAGGGTTAGGTGTCATTTTGTTCAGTTTCATGTTTAGTTTCGGTGTTAGGTGTCATTTTGTTCAGTTCAGGTTATCTTTTCATTAGTATCCAGATTTTAAGCCCCTTTGTTTTTCTTAGTAAATGTTCAGTCAAT
The Aegilops tauschii subsp. strangulata cultivar AL8/78 chromosome 3, Aet v6.0, whole genome shotgun sequence genome window above contains:
- the LOC141042766 gene encoding serine/threonine-protein phosphatase 7 long form homolog, giving the protein MYKLYKSELDAITPEQVEWEPYGKGESFGNPMEFRLNPMCTRDWDLWHMRCPLICNWAVELHLPHRVFRQFGLFQPHPPEWEDTDKLLHALDRKKQRKIKDWAKHHSKYVVQFTLSVEQARAGKRAQLREHCPIVFNNYLTWFLASTRVEVCQPAYAEEILEEPTVFDEIARHQYNALVRKACPDQESI